GGCGGCCCCGATCATGGTCACCGCGCGTAATGGGTGCAGGCAGGAGCCGTCTCCTACCGCGTTTTCCGCCCCTTCCCCCCGTCCGCTGATCGAACGGCGCATTCCACATAACGATCGCGTCACCGCTCCTGCACTTCTCTTCCCAGTGGCTGGTTTCCACCGCCAGTCTGTGACCCAGGTCACGCGTCGATCAGTGAACCACGTGGTAAAACTTCGCAACTCCACCAGTAGGCAACGAAGCCACCCGGTGGAGAGTGGATCAATCCAGCCACTCACGCACGACATGTGTGACCCACGTCGTCCGAGTCCGCGGCCGACGGGGTGAACACGTCGCCGGATCGGACAACGGCGTTCGCTCAACCCGCACCCCTCTGCTGCTGTGCCGTGCCGCCCAGCAGGTCCCCTGCGCCATTGAGGTAGTCAGATGTCTCTGGACTCCATCACCACATCGATCGACGAAGGCGTCAGCGAATTCGTCGAACCCATCGCCACATGGCTCGGTGAGGTCGTCTTCTTCTCCGTCCCGGTCGCCGGCACGGAGCTCCCGCTCATCGTCGCCTGGCTCGTGGTCGCCGGTCTCGTCTTCACCGGCTGGTTCGGCTTCGTCCAGCTCCGCAAGTTCCGGCTCGCCGTCGATGTGGTGCGCGGCAAGTACGACGACCACGGCGCGGCCGGAGAGGTCAGCCACTTCCAGGCCCTGACCGCCGCCGTCTCCGGCACGGTCGGCCTCGGCAACATCGCCGGTGTGGCCGTCGCGGTCTCCATCGGCGGCCCCGGTGCGACCTTCTGGATGATCCTCTGCGGTCTCCTCGGCATGGCCACCAAGTTCGTCGAGGTCACCCTCGGTGTGAAGTACCGCGAGGAGCACGCGGACGGCACCGTCTCCGGCGGCCCGATGTACTACCTGCCCAAGGGCTTCGCCGAGCGCTTCGGCGCGGGCGGCAAGAAGTTCGGCAAGGTCCTGGCCGTCCTGGCCTCCGCGATGGTCCTGTTCTTCGGCCTCTTCGGCGGCAACCTCTTCCAGGTCAACCAGTCCTACGCGCAGCTGGTCTCCGTCACCGGCGGCGAGGACGGCGTGATGGGCTCCTCCGCCGGCGCCCTGTTCTTCGGCATCCTGATCGCCGCGCTCGTCGGCATCGTCCTGCTCGGCGGCATCCGCTCCATCGCCAACGTCACCAGCAAGCTGGTCCCGGCCATGGCGGGCATCTACATCGTCGCCTGCCTCGTCGTCATCCTCGTCAACGTCACCCAGGTGCCGAGCGCGATCGCGCAGATCATCGAGGGCGCGTTCAACCCGCAGGGTGTCGCCGGCGGTGTCCTCGGCGCCCTGATCATCGGCTTCAAGCGCGCCGCCTTCTCCAACGAGGCCGGCCTGGGCTCCGCCCCGATCGCCCACTCCGCGGTGAAGACCAAGCACCCCGCCAGCGAGGGCCTGGTCGCCCTGCTGGAGCCGTTCATCGACACGGTCGTCATCTGCACCATGACCGCGCTGACCATCGTCATCGCCAACCCGAAGAGCTGGGGCGAGGCCCGCGCGGGCGAGTCCATCGGCGGTGTCACGATCACCTCCGACGCCTTCGGGACCGTCATGCCGTGGTTCCCGTACATCC
This genomic window from Streptomyces thermolilacinus SPC6 contains:
- a CDS encoding alanine/glycine:cation symporter family protein, encoding MSLDSITTSIDEGVSEFVEPIATWLGEVVFFSVPVAGTELPLIVAWLVVAGLVFTGWFGFVQLRKFRLAVDVVRGKYDDHGAAGEVSHFQALTAAVSGTVGLGNIAGVAVAVSIGGPGATFWMILCGLLGMATKFVEVTLGVKYREEHADGTVSGGPMYYLPKGFAERFGAGGKKFGKVLAVLASAMVLFFGLFGGNLFQVNQSYAQLVSVTGGEDGVMGSSAGALFFGILIAALVGIVLLGGIRSIANVTSKLVPAMAGIYIVACLVVILVNVTQVPSAIAQIIEGAFNPQGVAGGVLGALIIGFKRAAFSNEAGLGSAPIAHSAVKTKHPASEGLVALLEPFIDTVVICTMTALTIVIANPKSWGEARAGESIGGVTITSDAFGTVMPWFPYILTFAVMLFAISTVLTWGYYGLKSWTYLFGRSRASEITYKVVYTVFAVAGSLLTLQTLIDMADAVLFMLAVINIIGLYLLAPVVKKELNSFLDHVKARKAGQADPEEREEEPAKSL